A window from Candidatus Omnitrophota bacterium encodes these proteins:
- the argJ gene encoding bifunctional glutamate N-acetyltransferase/amino-acid acetyltransferase ArgJ encodes MKKVLKAILPAGFKANGIACGLKKSGKLDLALLYSEYPAIASAKFTTNSIIAAPLVVSKMHLKSAKRFQAVLINSGNANCFTGKAGIKDAQVSAGYVADRLKIAKSSVLVNSTGIIGKKLDIEKIKRGIQELASGLSTSGIHKAKKAIMTTDTFAKEISLSIRIAGKPVHICGIAKGAGMIAPDMATMLCFVMTDASITKEALDKTLAVAVDKTFNCISVDGCMSTNDTVLVLANAKSGNKTISSGKDLRNFSKALEFICLELAKMIVLDAEGATKFIQIEVCRAKDWHEAKKVALNIANSALFKTAVFGENRNFGRVAAAVGASGFDIKESQLKIKLGSLKAKQVKLWVSLSRGKAKCAVFTSDLTPEYIKINATYN; translated from the coding sequence ATGAAGAAGGTTTTAAAAGCAATTTTACCTGCGGGATTTAAGGCAAACGGCATAGCTTGCGGATTAAAGAAGTCCGGTAAGTTGGATTTGGCGTTGCTTTATTCCGAGTATCCGGCCATAGCCAGCGCGAAATTCACCACCAACAGTATTATTGCCGCGCCGCTGGTAGTGTCTAAAATGCACTTAAAATCTGCCAAGAGATTTCAGGCTGTTTTGATTAATAGCGGCAATGCCAATTGTTTTACCGGCAAAGCCGGGATTAAAGATGCCCAAGTTTCTGCCGGATATGTGGCCGATAGATTAAAAATCGCCAAGAGCAGCGTTTTAGTTAATTCTACGGGGATTATCGGAAAGAAACTGGATATTGAAAAAATTAAGCGAGGTATTCAGGAATTAGCCAGCGGGTTATCTACTTCCGGTATTCATAAGGCAAAAAAAGCGATTATGACCACGGATACCTTTGCTAAAGAAATCAGCTTAAGTATAAGGATTGCCGGCAAGCCGGTGCATATTTGCGGCATCGCCAAAGGCGCAGGGATGATTGCTCCGGATATGGCAACGATGCTTTGTTTTGTTATGACCGATGCCTCGATCACCAAAGAGGCTTTAGATAAAACACTGGCAGTTGCCGTAGATAAAACTTTTAACTGTATTTCCGTAGATGGTTGCATGAGCACAAATGATACGGTATTAGTTTTAGCTAACGCTAAGTCGGGAAATAAAACTATTTCCTCTGGAAAAGATCTGCGGAATTTTTCCAAAGCTTTGGAGTTTATTTGCCTGGAGCTGGCTAAGATGATAGTTTTGGATGCTGAGGGGGCTACTAAATTTATCCAGATTGAAGTTTGCCGGGCAAAGGATTGGCATGAAGCAAAAAAAGTAGCTTTAAATATCGCCAACTCAGCGCTTTTTAAGACCGCTGTTTTTGGAGAGAATCGAAACTTTGGCAGGGTGGCCGCCGCGGTTGGCGCGAGTGGTTTTGATATTAAAGAGAGCCAGTTAAAAATAAAGCTCGGTTCATTAAAGGCAAAACAGGTTAAACTGTGGGTGAGTTTATCCCGGGGTAAAGCCAAGTGCGCGGTTTTTACTTCCGATCTTACTCCGGAATATATAAAGATCAACGCCACTTACAACTAG
- the rplM gene encoding 50S ribosomal protein L13: MKKTYTAKPEDIKMKWYIADAKGQTLGRLAARIATILRGKHKPIFTPHLDTGDGVIVINASQIKVTGRKLKQKVYRRYSGYPGGLREIKLEVLLAKKPATVMHLAVQRMLPSGPLGRDLIKKLRVFADDKHDLTGIKPIVLEAKK, encoded by the coding sequence ATGAAAAAGACATATACAGCTAAGCCGGAAGACATTAAAATGAAGTGGTATATCGCTGATGCCAAAGGCCAGACCTTGGGAAGGCTGGCAGCCAGGATTGCCACTATCTTAAGAGGCAAGCATAAGCCGATTTTTACTCCGCATCTGGATACTGGTGACGGGGTAATCGTGATTAATGCCAGCCAGATTAAGGTTACCGGGCGTAAACTCAAGCAAAAGGTTTATCGCCGATATTCCGGGTATCCGGGAGGCTTACGCGAAATAAAATTAGAGGTGCTTTTAGCTAAAAAGCCGGCGACAGTTATGCATTTAGCCGTGCAGAGGATGCTGCCTTCAGGCCCGTTAGGAAGGGATTTAATTAAAAAGTTAAGGGTTTTTGCCGATGATAAACATGATTTAACCGGTATAAAACCGATTGTTTTGGAGGCCAAGAAATAA
- a CDS encoding aspartate-semialdehyde dehydrogenase, whose product MKKYNVAVIGAGVVGIEMLRVLKQRNFPVNTLKVFARSARDINIDGQVYSVEPITPDGFNGIDIALFAGTEGEKGAAVSYAPEAVKRGAVVIDNGADFRMDPKVPLVVPEVNPNDVKKHKGIIANPNCSTIQMVVALNPIHKKVGIKKIIVTTLQASSGAGKGAVEQLKEESSLIAQGGFENIQVSVLNKAMPQQLAYNCFPHIGSFVEGDYTNEEWKLVKETHKIMHAPKIKISATTVRVPVRTGHSESVYIETTKPLTAEGARKILAKAPGVVLMDDPKNNLYPMPKDVEGKDETFVGRIRQDAFNKKGLWLWVVADNLRKGAATNAVQIAECLISSSK is encoded by the coding sequence ATGAAGAAATATAATGTGGCGGTAATCGGGGCGGGAGTTGTGGGGATTGAGATGTTGCGGGTTTTAAAGCAGCGGAATTTTCCCGTGAATACCTTAAAAGTTTTTGCCCGTTCAGCCCGCGATATAAATATCGATGGGCAGGTTTATTCAGTTGAGCCGATTACTCCGGACGGTTTTAACGGAATCGATATCGCATTATTTGCCGGTACCGAAGGTGAGAAGGGGGCTGCGGTTAGTTACGCGCCTGAGGCGGTAAAGCGAGGCGCTGTGGTTATTGATAACGGCGCGGATTTTCGCATGGATCCCAAGGTGCCTTTAGTTGTTCCGGAAGTTAATCCCAATGATGTTAAAAAACATAAAGGAATTATCGCCAATCCTAATTGTTCGACCATCCAGATGGTGGTAGCTTTGAATCCTATCCATAAGAAGGTAGGAATCAAGAAAATTATCGTTACCACTCTGCAGGCTTCCAGCGGGGCAGGGAAAGGAGCGGTTGAGCAATTAAAAGAAGAATCAAGCTTAATTGCCCAGGGTGGATTTGAAAATATTCAAGTCAGCGTTTTAAACAAAGCTATGCCGCAACAGTTGGCTTACAATTGTTTTCCGCATATCGGCAGTTTTGTTGAGGGTGATTATACAAATGAAGAGTGGAAGCTGGTCAAGGAAACACACAAAATTATGCACGCGCCAAAGATTAAAATTTCGGCAACTACCGTGCGTGTTCCGGTCAGGACCGGGCATTCCGAATCTGTTTATATTGAAACTACTAAGCCCTTAACTGCCGAAGGAGCCAGGAAAATTTTAGCCAAGGCTCCGGGCGTTGTGCTGATGGATGATCCTAAGAATAATTTATATCCCATGCCTAAGGATGTCGAGGGTAAGGATGAAACTTTTGTCGGCCGCATCCGCCAGGATGCCTTTAATAAAAAGGGATTGTGGCTGTGGGTAGTGGCGGATAATTTGCGTAAAGGCGCTGCCACAAATGCCGTGCAAATCGCTGAATGCCTAATTTCAAGCTCCAAATAG
- the argB gene encoding acetylglutamate kinase — protein sequence MKDAIRKADVLIEALPYIKKFHKKVIVIKYGGSILGDEKIRSGVLEDIVFLNFMGLRPIVVHGGGPNISERMRASGKKTEFVEGMRVTDEETLKLVEEELLVLNELIVKELDVLGAKAFSLNGKDDDLIQVEKKKTEVDIGLVGQIKGINTQLLNKELGKDKVAVILPMGIGKDGKAYNVNADEVAASIAANIQAEKLVLLTNVKGILRHADDPYSFISTLTVAEVSGLIENKIIQQGMIPKVMACVEALNGGVKKTHIIDARTPHGLLLEIFTDHGIGTEIIK from the coding sequence ATGAAAGACGCGATCAGGAAAGCAGATGTTTTAATTGAAGCATTGCCTTATATAAAGAAGTTTCATAAAAAGGTAATTGTGATTAAATACGGCGGAAGCATCTTGGGGGATGAAAAAATCCGCAGCGGTGTTTTAGAGGACATCGTCTTTTTGAATTTTATGGGATTACGGCCGATCGTTGTACATGGGGGCGGCCCGAATATCAGTGAGCGTATGCGCGCCTCTGGTAAGAAGACGGAGTTTGTGGAAGGAATGCGGGTTACCGATGAAGAGACCTTAAAATTGGTGGAAGAAGAATTATTGGTGTTGAATGAATTGATCGTTAAAGAACTGGATGTATTGGGAGCAAAGGCTTTTAGCTTAAACGGTAAGGATGACGATCTGATTCAGGTTGAGAAGAAAAAGACTGAAGTTGACATTGGCTTGGTGGGCCAGATTAAGGGTATTAATACGCAGTTATTGAATAAGGAACTGGGAAAAGATAAAGTAGCGGTAATCCTGCCTATGGGGATAGGAAAAGATGGGAAGGCTTATAATGTAAATGCCGATGAAGTAGCGGCCAGTATTGCCGCAAATATCCAGGCGGAGAAGCTGGTCTTGTTGACCAATGTCAAAGGGATTCTGCGTCATGCTGATGATCCGTATTCCTTTATTTCTACTTTGACAGTTGCTGAAGTAAGCGGATTGATTGAAAATAAGATTATTCAACAGGGGATGATCCCCAAGGTTATGGCTTGCGTGGAAGCGTTAAACGGCGGAGTAAAGAAAACACATATTATTGATGCGCGCACTCCCCATGGCCTGCTCCTTGAGATTTTTACTGATCATGGTATCGGGACAGAAATTATAAAATGA
- the argC gene encoding N-acetyl-gamma-glutamyl-phosphate reductase, with product MINVGIIGATGHTGEVLIELLLSHPNVKITRLYNSGKSSQGACVISDIFPKFKKRLDLVCTKPDWAQIKKDCDLIFLALPHTISMKFAPKLLSLGKRVIDLSADYRIKNQALYEKFYKISHLDKANLKQAVYGLPELNRAKIKTAKLLANPGCYPTSAILALAPLLAVNLVDTDSIIIDAKSGVSGAGKKLEKEYLFSEIQGDFRAYKVNVHQHSPEINQSLSKLSGKKIEVVFVPHLLPIERGILSTIYLKKSPGAKLKVNSVVELYKKFYKNEPFIRIKPDGVFPRIKDVVKTNFCDIGVKDFGKTIIVICAIDNLLKGASAQAVQNMNIMYKLPETAGLL from the coding sequence ATTATCAATGTTGGAATAATCGGAGCCACCGGTCATACTGGAGAGGTTCTTATTGAACTTTTGCTTAGCCATCCCAATGTTAAGATTACCCGCCTTTACAATAGCGGAAAAAGTAGCCAAGGGGCTTGCGTTATTTCCGATATTTTTCCAAAATTTAAGAAGAGACTGGACCTGGTTTGCACAAAACCGGATTGGGCCCAAATTAAAAAAGATTGTGACCTGATTTTTTTGGCCCTGCCGCATACCATATCGATGAAATTCGCGCCTAAACTTTTGAGTTTAGGCAAGAGGGTCATTGACTTAAGTGCCGACTATAGGATTAAAAATCAGGCGCTTTATGAAAAATTTTATAAGATAAGCCATCTGGATAAGGCCAATTTAAAACAAGCAGTTTACGGGTTGCCGGAATTAAATAGAGCAAAGATTAAAACCGCAAAACTCTTGGCCAATCCCGGATGTTATCCGACTTCGGCGATTCTTGCGCTTGCCCCATTGCTGGCGGTAAATTTAGTGGATACGGATTCGATTATTATCGACGCTAAATCCGGAGTAAGCGGGGCGGGGAAAAAACTGGAAAAGGAATATTTATTTTCTGAGATACAGGGAGATTTTCGGGCTTACAAAGTTAACGTGCATCAACATTCGCCGGAAATAAACCAGAGTCTCTCTAAGCTATCCGGAAAAAAGATTGAGGTGGTATTTGTGCCGCATCTTTTACCCATTGAAAGGGGCATACTTTCGACGATTTATCTTAAGAAGTCTCCGGGAGCAAAACTTAAAGTAAACAGCGTAGTAGAATTATATAAAAAATTCTATAAGAATGAGCCGTTTATCCGGATCAAACCGGATGGTGTTTTTCCCCGGATCAAGGATGTGGTTAAGACTAATTTTTGCGACATTGGGGTCAAGGATTTTGGTAAAACAATTATTGTCATTTGCGCCATCGATAATTTATTAAAAGGAGCATCAGCTCAAGCAGTACAGAATATGAATATTATGTATAAGCTGCCTGAGACAGCGGGATTATTATGA
- a CDS encoding 3-isopropylmalate dehydrogenase, which yields MYKIAVIPGDGTGPEVVNEGLKVLQAASKKFNFQYETKSFDFSGQRYLKTGKLVDDNDIAELKKYNVIYLGAVGDPNVKPGIIETGVLLKLRFALDQYINLRPVKLYNSNFCPLKDKKPEDIDFVVVRENSEGLYKGMGEFKDKGTADEVAIQISYNTRKGVERCIRYAFEYTRKRNKRKKLTLCGKTNVLTYAWDLWQRTFNEVAKEYPDVTTDYAHVDATTMWFVKNPEWFDVIVTDNMFGDIITDLGAMIQGGMGIAAGGNINPQGVSMFEPIGGSAPKYTGKNVINPLAAICAVGMMLESLGETEAGKAIENAVIELVSKKLKSLAAGKMGYSTTEIGDLVVKNL from the coding sequence ATGTATAAAATTGCGGTAATCCCCGGTGACGGAACCGGCCCGGAGGTAGTTAACGAGGGCTTGAAAGTTTTACAGGCAGCTTCCAAGAAGTTTAATTTTCAGTATGAAACAAAGTCTTTTGATTTCAGCGGACAGAGGTATTTAAAAACCGGAAAATTGGTTGATGATAACGATATCGCCGAATTAAAAAAATATAATGTAATTTATCTTGGCGCGGTGGGGGACCCGAATGTAAAACCCGGAATTATTGAGACAGGGGTGCTGCTTAAATTAAGGTTTGCTTTGGATCAATATATCAACCTGCGCCCGGTCAAGCTTTATAATTCCAATTTTTGCCCGCTTAAGGATAAAAAACCGGAGGACATCGATTTTGTGGTCGTGCGCGAGAACTCCGAAGGCTTATATAAAGGTATGGGGGAGTTTAAAGACAAGGGGACGGCTGATGAAGTGGCTATCCAGATTTCCTATAATACCCGTAAAGGGGTGGAGCGCTGTATCCGTTACGCTTTTGAGTACACGCGTAAGCGCAATAAAAGGAAGAAGCTGACCCTTTGCGGTAAAACCAATGTTTTGACCTATGCCTGGGACCTTTGGCAGCGCACATTTAATGAAGTAGCCAAAGAATACCCCGATGTAACCACGGATTACGCCCACGTTGACGCCACGACAATGTGGTTTGTAAAAAATCCCGAATGGTTCGATGTCATTGTTACGGACAATATGTTTGGCGATATTATCACGGATTTAGGCGCGATGATCCAGGGTGGTATGGGAATAGCTGCCGGGGGAAATATTAATCCGCAGGGAGTTTCGATGTTTGAGCCTATCGGCGGAAGCGCGCCAAAATATACCGGTAAAAACGTGATTAACCCTTTGGCCGCGATTTGCGCGGTAGGGATGATGCTTGAGAGTTTAGGAGAAACTGAAGCTGGGAAGGCAATCGAGAACGCGGTTATTGAACTAGTAAGTAAGAAACTGAAATCACTTGCTGCCGGTAAAATGGGTTATTCGACAACAGAAATAGGCGATCTCGTAGTTAAGAATCTATAA
- the rpsI gene encoding 30S ribosomal protein S9: MSESTKYIALGRRKESTARVRMEPGSGLITINGRPFEKYFLRETDRIIVLQPLALTESAGKFNIAARLAGGGLTGQAGALRLGIARALLNADENFKAIFRKNGYLTRDPRMKERKKYGQKGARKRFQWTKR, encoded by the coding sequence ATGAGTGAGTCAACTAAATATATAGCATTGGGTAGGCGTAAGGAATCAACTGCCAGGGTGCGTATGGAACCGGGCAGCGGCTTGATTACTATCAATGGCCGTCCTTTTGAGAAATATTTCCTGCGTGAAACAGACCGGATTATTGTTTTACAGCCTTTGGCGCTTACGGAAAGCGCAGGTAAGTTTAATATCGCTGCCAGGCTCGCTGGTGGTGGATTAACCGGCCAGGCCGGCGCTCTGCGCCTGGGTATTGCCCGCGCGCTTTTAAACGCGGATGAAAATTTTAAGGCGATATTCCGTAAGAATGGGTATTTAACGCGTGATCCGCGAATGAAGGAGCGTAAGAAATACGGCCAGAAGGGCGCGCGCAAACGCTTCCAGTGGACAAAGAGGTAA
- a CDS encoding 3-isopropylmalate dehydratase small subunit has protein sequence MIIKGKVHKFNDDINTDDIIAAKYLVSTDAQELGRHCMETISPDFSQKVSPGDIIVAGDNFGCGSSREHAPLAIKGCGIAAVIAKSFAAIFFRNAINIGLPFLESADVDKINNGDIIEIDLDSGVIKNITQDKNYKTQAFPKFLQQIVESGGLINYIKKKVSNV, from the coding sequence ATGATTATTAAAGGCAAAGTCCATAAATTTAACGATGATATAAATACCGATGATATCATCGCGGCCAAATATCTGGTTTCTACTGACGCGCAAGAATTAGGCAGGCACTGTATGGAAACCATCAGCCCGGATTTTTCGCAAAAGGTCAGCCCCGGGGATATAATCGTTGCCGGGGATAATTTTGGCTGTGGTTCAAGCCGGGAGCACGCGCCTTTGGCGATTAAAGGGTGCGGGATCGCCGCGGTGATTGCTAAAAGTTTCGCGGCCATATTTTTTCGAAACGCCATAAACATCGGTTTGCCTTTCTTAGAATCAGCGGATGTGGATAAAATTAATAACGGAGATATTATTGAAATCGACCTGGATTCCGGCGTAATTAAAAATATAACACAGGATAAAAATTATAAAACGCAGGCCTTTCCGAAGTTCTTACAGCAGATTGTTGAGAGCGGCGGCCTGATTAATTATATTAAAAAGAAGGTGTCCAATGTATAA
- the truA gene encoding tRNA pseudouridine(38-40) synthase TruA yields the protein MPNFKLQIEYDGTHYYGWQVQNGKKVSYRANKTIQHVLEQVLKKILQEEIKLTVAGRTDSGVHALSQVANFKSYSKMPLARLRWAINCLLPEDIKVTRIQKVGLDFNSRFCAKSKIYRYTILNRKYSSPLSAGRVYFFHHPLDARLMCSEAKFLLGRHNFKAFQAAEDRQRNPVRTIKRIRIIKDKDFLYFDIEADSFLYNMVRNIAGTLLEIGRGRFPKGSMRKILKSGDRSLAGPTLPAKGLCLVKVKY from the coding sequence ATGCCTAATTTCAAGCTCCAAATAGAGTATGACGGCACGCATTATTACGGTTGGCAGGTGCAGAATGGTAAAAAGGTAAGTTACCGGGCAAACAAAACCATCCAGCATGTTTTAGAGCAGGTCCTTAAGAAAATCCTCCAGGAAGAGATTAAGCTCACCGTTGCCGGACGCACGGATTCAGGAGTGCACGCTCTTTCCCAGGTTGCTAATTTTAAAAGTTATTCAAAAATGCCTCTGGCAAGATTGCGCTGGGCGATAAATTGCCTTCTGCCTGAAGATATAAAGGTAACGCGGATTCAAAAGGTGGGTTTAGATTTTAACAGCCGGTTTTGCGCCAAATCTAAGATTTATCGTTATACGATTTTAAATCGAAAATATTCTTCGCCTCTGTCGGCAGGCAGGGTATATTTTTTTCATCATCCTCTGGATGCAAGATTAATGTGCAGTGAGGCCAAATTTCTTCTTGGCCGGCATAATTTTAAAGCTTTTCAGGCTGCTGAAGACAGGCAGAGGAATCCTGTGCGTACCATTAAGCGTATCAGGATCATCAAGGATAAAGATTTTTTGTATTTTGACATTGAAGCAGACAGTTTTTTGTATAATATGGTCAGAAATATCGCCGGAACCTTGCTAGAGATTGGCAGGGGAAGGTTTCCAAAAGGGAGTATGCGTAAGATCCTTAAATCAGGCGACCGTTCGCTTGCCGGGCCGACTTTGCCGGCAAAAGGATTATGCTTAGTTAAGGTAAAATATTAA